Proteins encoded together in one Urocitellus parryii isolate mUroPar1 chromosome 3, mUroPar1.hap1, whole genome shotgun sequence window:
- the Rab35 gene encoding ras-related protein Rab-35 isoform X1: MARDYDHLFKLLIIGDSGVGKSSLLLRFADNTFSGSYITTIGVDFKIRTVEINGEKVKLQIWDTAGQERFRTITSTYYRGTHGVIVVYDVTSAESFVNVKRWLHEINQNCDDVCRILVGNKNDDPERKVVETEDAYKFAGQMGIQLFETSAKENVNVEEMFNCITELVLRAKKDNLAKQQQQQQNDVVKLTKNSKRKKRCC; the protein is encoded by the exons ATGGCCCGGGACTACGACCACCTCTTCAAGCTGCTCATCATCGGCGACAGCG GTGTGGGCAAGAGCAGCTTACTGTTACGATTCGCAGACAACACTTTCTCAG GCAGCTACATCACCACCATCGGAGTGGATTTCAAGATTCGGACAGTGGAGATCAACGGGGAGAAAGTGAAGCTGCAGATCTGGGACACGGCGGGGCAGGAGCGCTTCCGCACCATCACTTCCAC GTATTATCGAGGGACTCATGGGGTCATTGTTGTTTACGACGTCACCAGTGCTGAGTCCTTTGTCAATGTCAAGCGGTGGCTTCACGAAATTAACCAGAACTGTGATGATGTGTGCCGAATATTAG TGGGCAATAAGAACGATGACCCCGAGCGGAAGGTGGTGGAGACGGAAGACGCCTACAAGTTTGCCGGGCAGATGGGGATCCAGTTGTTTGAGACCAGTGCTAAGGAGAATGTCAACGTGGAGGAG ATGTTCAACTGCATCACAGAGCTCGTTCTCCGAGCAAAGAAAGACAACCTGGcgaaacagcagcagcagcaacaaaatGATGTCGTGAAGCTCACGAAGAACAGTAAACGAAAGAAACGCTGCTGCTAA
- the Rab35 gene encoding ras-related protein Rab-35 isoform X2: MARDYDHLFKLLIIGDSGSYITTIGVDFKIRTVEINGEKVKLQIWDTAGQERFRTITSTYYRGTHGVIVVYDVTSAESFVNVKRWLHEINQNCDDVCRILVGNKNDDPERKVVETEDAYKFAGQMGIQLFETSAKENVNVEEMFNCITELVLRAKKDNLAKQQQQQQNDVVKLTKNSKRKKRCC, translated from the exons ATGGCCCGGGACTACGACCACCTCTTCAAGCTGCTCATCATCGGCGACAGCG GCAGCTACATCACCACCATCGGAGTGGATTTCAAGATTCGGACAGTGGAGATCAACGGGGAGAAAGTGAAGCTGCAGATCTGGGACACGGCGGGGCAGGAGCGCTTCCGCACCATCACTTCCAC GTATTATCGAGGGACTCATGGGGTCATTGTTGTTTACGACGTCACCAGTGCTGAGTCCTTTGTCAATGTCAAGCGGTGGCTTCACGAAATTAACCAGAACTGTGATGATGTGTGCCGAATATTAG TGGGCAATAAGAACGATGACCCCGAGCGGAAGGTGGTGGAGACGGAAGACGCCTACAAGTTTGCCGGGCAGATGGGGATCCAGTTGTTTGAGACCAGTGCTAAGGAGAATGTCAACGTGGAGGAG ATGTTCAACTGCATCACAGAGCTCGTTCTCCGAGCAAAGAAAGACAACCTGGcgaaacagcagcagcagcaacaaaatGATGTCGTGAAGCTCACGAAGAACAGTAAACGAAAGAAACGCTGCTGCTAA